DNA from Paraburkholderia sp. ZP32-5:
CGATTGAAAGTCGCGCGCCGCCCGCACGTTATCGGTGCGGTCAGCACGCAGGCTCCCGCGAAGTCGTTTCGGATCGTCGTCACCCGCATCGCCGCGCGGCCCTGCGCCGCGACACCGATCAAGTTGAAGCCCGTATTTGAAGCAGGTACACCATGAACACCGCCACCCAGGCTCCGCAGAATTCCTCCGCTAGCGCGTCCGAGCGCTTCCGCTACGGCTTCCTGAAGGGCAACCCGCAGCTCACGAAAAACGGCGAGCTCAAGCATCTGTTGTCGATCGACGGCCTGCCGAAGGCCATCGTCAATCACATTCTCGATACCGCCGATCAGTTCGTCAGCGTGACCGATCGCGAGGTGAAGAAGGTGCCGCTGTTGCGCGGCAAATCGGTATTCAACCTGTTCTTCGAAAACTCGACGCGCACCCGCACCACGTTCGAAATCGCCGCGACGCGCCTGTCAGCCGACGTGCTGAATCTGAACATCAACGCGTCGTCGACGAGCAAGGGCGAATCGCTGCTCGACACGATCAACAATCTGTCGGCGATGCACGCGGACCTGTTCGTCGTGCGCCATGCATCGAGCGGCGCGCCGTACCTGATCGCGCAGCACTGTGCGCCGCACGTGCACGTGATCAATGCCGGCGATGGCCGGCACGCGCATCCGACTCAGGGTCTGCTCGACATGTACACGATCCGCCACTACAAGAAGGACTTCACGAAGCTGCGCGTGGCGATCGTCGGCGACATCCTGCATTCGCGCGTCGCGCGCTCGGACATTCATGCGTTGACCACGCTCGGCGTGCCCGAAGTGCGCGCGATCGGTCCGCGCACGCTGCTGCCCGGCGGCCTCGAACAGATGGGCGTGCGCGTGTATCACAACCTCGACGAAGGGCTGAAGGACGTCGACGTGATCATCATGCTGCGTCTGCAGAACGAGCGCATGAGCGGCGCGCTGCTGCCGTCGGCGCAGGAGTACTTCAAGAGCTGGGGCCTGACGCCCGAGCGTCTCGCGCTCGCGGCGCCCGATGCGATCGTGATGCACCCCGGTCCGATGAACCGTGGCGTCGAGATCGACTCGCAGGTCGCGGACGGTCCGCAATCGGTGATCCTGAATCAGGTGACGTTCGGCATCGCGGTGCGCATGGCCGTGATGGGAATCGTCGCGGGCAATCACGACTAAGCAACCACCACGCAACGACTGATCAATAGCTGGACCACGGGTTTAACAAAGGCAGCGCATGAAGATTCATATTCAAGGCGGCACGCTGATCGATCCGGTAGCGGGCACCGAACAGCAGCAGGACATTTTTATCGACGCGGGCAAGATCGCCGCGCTCGGCGGCGCGCCGGCCGGTTTCCAGGCGGAACGCACGATCGATGCGCGCGGCCTCACGGTCGCGCCCGGTCTCGTCGACCTGTGCGCGCGTCTGCGCGAGCCGGGCTACGAGCACAAGGCGACGCTCGAGTCCGAAATGGCCGCCGCGCTGGCGGGCGGCGTGACGAGTCTCGTCTGTCCGCCGGACACCGATCCGACGCTCGATGAACCCGGCCTCGTCGAAATGCTGAAGTTTCGCGCGCGCAATCTGAACCAGGCGCACGTGTATCCGTTGGGTGCGCTGACAGTCGGCCTGAAGGGCCAGGTGATCACCGAAATGGTCCAGCTGACCGAGGCGGGTTGCGTCGGTTTTTCGCAGGCCGACTCGCCGATCG
Protein-coding regions in this window:
- a CDS encoding aspartate carbamoyltransferase catalytic subunit, with the translated sequence MNTATQAPQNSSASASERFRYGFLKGNPQLTKNGELKHLLSIDGLPKAIVNHILDTADQFVSVTDREVKKVPLLRGKSVFNLFFENSTRTRTTFEIAATRLSADVLNLNINASSTSKGESLLDTINNLSAMHADLFVVRHASSGAPYLIAQHCAPHVHVINAGDGRHAHPTQGLLDMYTIRHYKKDFTKLRVAIVGDILHSRVARSDIHALTTLGVPEVRAIGPRTLLPGGLEQMGVRVYHNLDEGLKDVDVIIMLRLQNERMSGALLPSAQEYFKSWGLTPERLALAAPDAIVMHPGPMNRGVEIDSQVADGPQSVILNQVTFGIAVRMAVMGIVAGNHD